In Georgenia soli, a genomic segment contains:
- a CDS encoding LysR family transcriptional regulator, translating to MEIDPRRLGFLLAVSRSGGVLAAADTLHVSPSAVSQQIARLEAEAGVKVLDRQPSGATLTAAGRVLADTAERIESELGETRRSLAALEGDVSGVVVVGAFQTAIRAVLVPLLEGLEQSLPGVELVVHEVAEEHGRRALRRGELDLLVIEHDVSTPTPAPSGTRDVPFLDEPWVVALPATDPEPTGLLELVGRTWLAPEPRGAADRALARLAAEMSFTPRTAHRYLDFDVALAMVAAGLGIALLPELAMRRQLPENVQWAALPGLGTRRLFVRHRDTRTEPRAATLAVLEQMVAVAAALEPL from the coding sequence ATGGAGATCGACCCACGCAGGCTTGGTTTTCTCTTGGCCGTGAGCAGGTCAGGAGGAGTCCTGGCGGCGGCCGACACGTTGCACGTGAGCCCGTCTGCCGTGTCCCAGCAAATAGCGCGTCTGGAGGCGGAAGCAGGCGTCAAGGTGCTCGACCGCCAGCCCTCCGGGGCCACGCTCACCGCGGCCGGCCGGGTCCTCGCGGACACCGCGGAACGGATCGAGTCGGAGCTGGGGGAGACCCGCCGCTCGCTGGCGGCGCTCGAGGGAGACGTCTCGGGCGTCGTCGTCGTCGGCGCCTTCCAGACGGCGATCCGCGCGGTGCTCGTGCCCCTGCTCGAGGGCCTCGAGCAGAGCCTGCCCGGCGTGGAGCTCGTGGTCCACGAGGTGGCCGAGGAGCACGGTCGTCGCGCGCTGCGCCGCGGGGAGCTGGACCTGCTGGTGATCGAGCACGACGTCTCGACCCCGACCCCGGCGCCGTCGGGCACGCGTGACGTGCCGTTCCTGGACGAGCCGTGGGTCGTCGCGCTGCCCGCCACGGACCCCGAACCGACCGGGCTGCTCGAGCTCGTCGGGCGCACCTGGCTGGCCCCGGAACCGCGCGGTGCGGCCGACCGGGCGCTGGCGCGGCTGGCGGCGGAGATGTCCTTCACGCCGCGCACGGCCCACCGGTACCTCGACTTCGACGTGGCCCTGGCCATGGTGGCCGCCGGACTGGGCATCGCGCTGCTGCCCGAGCTGGCGATGCGCCGCCAGCTGCCGGAGAACGTGCAGTGGGCCGCGCTGCCGGGCCTCGGCACGCGTCGTCTCTTCGTGCGCCACCGTGACACCCGCACTGAGCCCAGGGCCGCGACGCTGGCCGTGCTCGAGCAGATGGTGGCCGTCGCCGCAGCCCTCGAGCCGCTGTGA
- a CDS encoding LLM class flavin-dependent oxidoreductase: MSPTGRARTGVMLPRDLETSSVLEYAVRAEELGFDELWVVEDLGFRGGVAQAAALLGATRTIRVGIGILPAGARNAAFAAMEAATLAQLFPGRVDVGVGHGMPGWMRAVGAWPPRPLRHLEEHVTAVRDLLHGRAAALGGPEDRGATGVALEPSAVPAVVPDLLLGVRGPRSLALSGRVADGTILAEPCTPEYVAAARRQIAATRPHRLVAYNVASVGPDPRQALAAARPALRWIGEPDWAPHLAPLDLAEELAQLRARSAGPEDFARALPDEWVARLALAGTPRQVRARMDDLAGAGVTSNVLVPVAADPLAALEALSDVL, encoded by the coding sequence ATGTCGCCGACCGGACGGGCCCGCACCGGAGTCATGCTGCCCCGGGACCTCGAGACCTCGTCCGTGCTCGAGTACGCCGTCCGCGCCGAGGAGCTCGGGTTCGACGAGCTGTGGGTCGTGGAGGACCTCGGGTTCCGCGGCGGGGTCGCCCAGGCGGCGGCCCTCCTCGGGGCGACGCGCACCATCCGCGTCGGCATCGGGATCCTGCCCGCGGGCGCGCGCAACGCCGCGTTCGCTGCGATGGAGGCGGCCACGCTGGCCCAGCTGTTCCCCGGCCGCGTCGACGTCGGCGTCGGTCACGGCATGCCCGGCTGGATGCGGGCGGTCGGCGCCTGGCCGCCCCGGCCGCTGCGCCACCTCGAGGAGCACGTGACCGCGGTTCGAGATCTGCTGCACGGCCGCGCCGCTGCTCTCGGCGGACCCGAGGACAGAGGGGCGACGGGCGTCGCCCTCGAGCCGAGCGCCGTGCCCGCCGTCGTCCCGGACCTGCTCCTCGGCGTGCGGGGCCCGCGCTCGCTCGCCCTCTCGGGCCGCGTCGCCGACGGCACGATCCTGGCCGAGCCCTGCACCCCCGAGTACGTGGCCGCCGCCCGCCGGCAGATCGCCGCGACCCGCCCGCACCGCCTGGTCGCCTACAACGTGGCCAGCGTCGGCCCGGACCCCCGGCAGGCGCTCGCCGCGGCGCGGCCGGCGCTGCGCTGGATCGGTGAGCCCGACTGGGCGCCCCACCTCGCTCCGCTCGACCTCGCCGAGGAGCTGGCACAGCTGCGGGCCCGGAGCGCCGGCCCCGAGGATTTCGCCCGCGCACTGCCGGACGAGTGGGTCGCGCGGCTGGCGCTCGCCGGGACGCCGCGGCAGGTCCGCGCGCGCATGGACGACCTGGCCGGGGCCGGGGTGACGAGCAACGTGCTCGTGCCTGTCGCCGCGGATCCCCTGGCGGCCCTGGAGGCGCTGTCGGACGTCCTGTGA
- a CDS encoding multidrug effflux MFS transporter, whose product MTFPASARPRASFVLLLGAMAALPAVTTDLYLPSLPVVAEDLSSGPALVQATITGVLIGGAIGQLLIGPLSDRYGRRRPVMIGVSLHVVASVLCALTPGIWPLIVLRVIQGIGNAAATVTAMAVIRDRYSGAGASVLMSRLMLVIGVAPLLAPTVGGLIAGWWGWRATFVVLALVGLVLIPVMARFLPETLPPAARRREPLGATFAGYGQLLRDGHFMALAVLPGLGLAALMSYVAGSPFVLQEGYGLSETEFALLFALNGAGLVLGSQLNASLVKRFEPTAVLGVAIPLAATLGVVLLALVATGTGGLLGLIVPLWLLLSVNSLVLPNATALALTLHGERAGTAAALIGALQAGVAGVVSPVVGLLGGDDVAMATVILGAVSASLVIFLAAGRTRGPRAA is encoded by the coding sequence GTGACGTTCCCGGCGAGTGCCCGACCCCGCGCCTCGTTCGTCCTTCTCCTCGGTGCCATGGCCGCGCTGCCGGCAGTCACCACGGACCTGTACCTTCCCTCGCTCCCCGTCGTCGCGGAGGACCTGAGCTCCGGCCCGGCCCTCGTCCAGGCCACCATCACCGGGGTGCTCATCGGCGGGGCGATCGGCCAGCTGCTCATCGGCCCGCTGTCCGACCGTTACGGCCGGCGCCGCCCGGTGATGATCGGCGTCTCGCTGCACGTCGTCGCCTCCGTGCTGTGCGCGCTCACCCCGGGGATCTGGCCGCTGATCGTGCTGCGGGTGATCCAGGGCATCGGCAACGCCGCCGCCACGGTCACCGCCATGGCCGTCATCCGCGACCGGTACAGCGGCGCCGGGGCGTCGGTGCTGATGTCGCGTCTCATGCTCGTGATCGGCGTCGCGCCGCTGCTGGCGCCCACCGTCGGCGGCCTCATCGCCGGCTGGTGGGGCTGGCGCGCCACGTTCGTCGTCCTCGCCCTCGTGGGGCTGGTGCTCATCCCCGTCATGGCGCGATTCCTCCCCGAGACCCTGCCGCCCGCCGCGCGCCGGCGTGAGCCCCTGGGAGCCACCTTCGCCGGCTACGGTCAGCTCCTGCGCGACGGGCACTTCATGGCCCTGGCCGTGCTGCCCGGCCTCGGGCTGGCGGCGCTGATGAGCTACGTGGCCGGCTCGCCGTTCGTGCTGCAGGAGGGCTACGGGCTCAGCGAGACCGAGTTCGCGCTCCTGTTCGCCCTGAACGGGGCGGGGCTCGTGCTCGGTTCCCAGCTGAACGCCTCGCTCGTGAAGCGCTTCGAGCCGACCGCCGTGCTCGGCGTGGCGATCCCGCTCGCCGCCACGCTCGGAGTCGTCCTCCTCGCCCTCGTGGCGACCGGGACCGGCGGCCTCCTGGGACTGATCGTGCCGCTCTGGCTCCTGCTGAGCGTGAACTCCCTCGTCCTGCCGAACGCCACCGCGCTGGCCCTGACCCTGCACGGCGAACGGGCCGGCACGGCCGCCGCGCTGATCGGCGCGCTGCAGGCGGGCGTGGCCGGGGTCGTCTCACCCGTCGTCGGCCTGCTCGGGGGCGACGACGTCGCGATGGCCACCGTGATCCTCGGCGCCGTGAGCGCCAGCCTGGTGATCTTCCTCGCCGCGGGGCGCACTCGCGGTCCCCGGGCGGCGTAG
- the prfB gene encoding peptide chain release factor 2, whose amino-acid sequence MATDFSSEIQHLRTTFESIRAVTDPDALRAQIAELSEKASAPDLWDDPDAAQVVTSNLSHAQAELNRVEKMGERIEDLQALVELGQEEEGADADAFLTDAEAELTAIRRDLENLEVRTLLSGEYDSREAVITIRAGAGGVDAADFAEMLMRMYLRWAERHGYATNVLDTSYAEEAGLKSVTFEVKAPYAYGTLSVEAGTHRLVRISPFDNQGRRQTSFAAVEVIPLIEQTDSIEIPENEIKVDVFRSSGPGGQSVNTTDSAVRMTHIPTGIVVSMQNEKSQIQNRAAALRVLQSRLLLVRQEEENAAKKALAGDVKGAWGDQMRSYVLQPYQMVKDLRTEHESGNPSAVFDGEIDDFIDAGIRWRKSVPAA is encoded by the coding sequence GTGGCCACCGACTTCAGCAGCGAGATCCAGCACCTGCGCACGACGTTCGAGTCCATCCGCGCGGTGACGGACCCGGACGCCCTGCGCGCCCAGATCGCGGAGCTGTCGGAGAAGGCCTCCGCCCCGGACCTGTGGGACGACCCCGACGCCGCCCAGGTGGTCACCTCGAACCTCTCCCACGCCCAGGCGGAGCTCAACCGCGTGGAGAAGATGGGCGAGCGCATCGAGGACCTCCAGGCCCTCGTCGAGCTGGGCCAGGAGGAGGAGGGCGCCGACGCCGACGCGTTCCTCACCGACGCCGAGGCCGAGCTCACCGCGATCCGTCGGGACCTCGAGAACCTCGAGGTGCGCACCCTCCTCTCCGGCGAGTACGACTCCCGCGAGGCCGTGATCACCATCCGCGCCGGCGCGGGCGGGGTGGACGCCGCCGACTTCGCCGAGATGCTCATGCGCATGTACCTGCGCTGGGCCGAGCGTCACGGGTACGCGACGAACGTCCTCGACACCTCCTACGCGGAGGAGGCGGGCCTGAAGTCGGTGACGTTCGAGGTCAAGGCGCCCTACGCGTACGGCACCCTCTCCGTGGAGGCCGGCACGCACCGCCTCGTGCGCATCTCCCCGTTCGACAACCAGGGCCGCCGGCAGACGTCCTTCGCCGCCGTCGAGGTCATCCCGCTCATCGAGCAGACCGACAGCATCGAGATCCCGGAGAACGAGATCAAGGTCGACGTGTTCCGCTCCTCCGGACCCGGCGGGCAGTCCGTCAACACCACCGACTCCGCCGTCCGCATGACCCACATCCCCACCGGGATCGTCGTGTCGATGCAGAACGAGAAGTCCCAGATCCAGAACCGTGCCGCCGCGCTGCGCGTGCTGCAGTCCCGCCTCCTGCTGGTCCGCCAGGAGGAGGAGAACGCCGCCAAGAAGGCGCTCGCCGGCGACGTCAAGGGCGCCTGGGGCGACCAGATGCGCTCGTACGTGCTGCAGCCGTACCAGATGGTCAAGGACCTGCGCACCGAGCACGAGTCCGGGAACCCCTCCGCGGTGTTCGACGGCGAGATCGACGACTTCATCGACGCCGGGATCCGCTGGCGCAAGAGCGTCCCCGCCGCCTGA